From a region of the Thermoflexus hugenholtzii JAD2 genome:
- a CDS encoding glycoside hydrolase family 99-like domain-containing protein: MATPFSSLATPSPTRAHSPTPTLARPTPTAGPTRTPGPTKTPRPTRTPGPTATPRPSPTPAPTRTPAAETSGIHPAVPPMVLANYFPWYDPWTWSTGCTSDSDQPRDGVYHSDDPGVIARHIGQARAAGIDGFAVHWFAPGNRTDANFEKVLNLSPEGFQSTITFLYHILPGANQQGVIDALRYVMGRYTAHPRFLRIAGRPVILFSDMYRVPDPAGNRPASDKDVATAVARWAAIREAVDPNHTAWWIAEGLQPDYLSVFDGLYVYKIDHACCPNAYRGASRWAGWVRDWERRTGRPKLWVGTVMPGWDDLNSAQPQCADLRVSSAPFARDRENGAYYARTWEAVLPTRPDFILIHSFNEWVEGSYIEPSVRFGDLYLQLTAQWAARYKGR, from the coding sequence TTGGCGACGCCTTTTTCTTCCTTGGCGACGCCTTCGCCGACGCGGGCGCATTCTCCCACGCCGACCCTTGCACGTCCCACGCCCACCGCGGGCCCGACCCGCACCCCCGGCCCAACGAAGACGCCGCGCCCTACCCGAACGCCCGGGCCCACGGCCACGCCGCGCCCATCTCCCACTCCCGCGCCCACCCGGACGCCCGCCGCGGAAACTTCGGGGATCCACCCTGCGGTCCCCCCCATGGTCCTGGCCAACTATTTCCCCTGGTATGATCCATGGACCTGGTCCACGGGCTGCACGTCGGACAGCGATCAGCCGCGGGACGGGGTGTATCATTCCGACGATCCCGGCGTGATCGCCCGCCACATCGGCCAGGCCCGCGCCGCCGGTATCGACGGCTTCGCCGTCCACTGGTTCGCCCCCGGCAACCGCACCGACGCCAACTTTGAGAAGGTCCTGAACCTCTCCCCCGAAGGCTTCCAATCCACCATCACTTTTCTCTATCACATCCTTCCCGGGGCGAATCAGCAGGGAGTTATCGACGCCCTGCGCTATGTGATGGGCCGCTACACCGCTCACCCTCGCTTCCTCCGCATCGCCGGGCGGCCGGTGATCCTGTTCAGCGACATGTATCGAGTCCCGGATCCCGCCGGCAACCGCCCCGCCTCGGATAAGGATGTCGCCACCGCCGTGGCCCGCTGGGCAGCGATCCGGGAGGCGGTGGATCCGAACCACACGGCCTGGTGGATCGCGGAGGGCCTGCAGCCGGATTATCTCTCCGTCTTCGACGGGCTCTATGTCTACAAGATTGACCACGCCTGCTGCCCCAACGCCTATCGGGGGGCCTCCCGCTGGGCCGGATGGGTGCGGGACTGGGAGCGGCGGACCGGCCGGCCCAAGCTGTGGGTGGGCACGGTGATGCCCGGATGGGACGACCTGAACTCCGCCCAGCCCCAGTGCGCCGACCTACGGGTGAGCAGCGCCCCCTTCGCCCGGGACCGGGAGAACGGAGCGTATTACGCACGGACGTGGGAGGCGGTGCTGCCCACGCGACCCGACTTCATCCTGATCCACTCCTTCAACGAGTGGGTGGAGGGCTCCTACATCGAGCCCAGCGTCCGCTTCGGCGATCTCTACCTGCAGCTCACCGCCCAGTGGGCCGCCCGCTACAAAGGGCGCTGA
- a CDS encoding NAD(P)/FAD-dependent oxidoreductase, whose amino-acid sequence MTLPATADVVIVGGGVMGLSTAYHLLKKQPGLRVVVLEKGPFFGCGSTSKAAGGFRHQFATEIHIRLSLLSVAMMERFAEDPGAPLAMRFCGYLFLLTREEDVAIFRDQVALQRRLGVPTEWLDGEEVRRRLPMMRLDDVIAGTFCPRDGLLSPMDLVNGYAAGIRRLGGILRTDTPVTGVRRQGGRVVGVITPLGEIAAPVLVNAAGAWAAQIGEMVGISLPIRPYRRQYLITTPIPEIPEDFPMVIDFARSLYFHREGEGILTGMSNRDEPPGFREQPDSEWELIHMEAAVARMPLLERAGVRARVAGLYEVTPDAHPILGRIPGVEGFYVVAGFSGHGVMHGPIAGLLMAEEILDGRAHTLDIAPLRYERFLTSPPPAEYNVI is encoded by the coding sequence ATGACGCTGCCTGCCACGGCGGACGTGGTGATCGTGGGAGGTGGGGTGATGGGCCTGAGCACGGCCTATCATCTCCTCAAGAAACAGCCCGGCCTCCGCGTGGTTGTCCTGGAGAAAGGCCCCTTCTTTGGCTGTGGCTCCACCAGCAAGGCCGCCGGCGGCTTCCGCCATCAGTTCGCCACGGAGATCCACATCCGCCTCTCCCTCCTGAGCGTCGCGATGATGGAACGCTTCGCCGAGGACCCCGGGGCGCCGCTGGCGATGCGTTTCTGCGGCTATCTCTTCCTGCTCACCCGGGAGGAGGATGTGGCGATCTTCCGGGATCAGGTGGCCCTCCAGCGCCGCTTGGGAGTGCCCACGGAGTGGCTGGACGGGGAGGAGGTCCGCCGCCGCCTTCCGATGATGCGCTTGGATGACGTGATCGCCGGCACGTTCTGCCCCCGGGATGGGCTGCTCAGCCCGATGGACCTGGTGAACGGCTACGCCGCGGGGATCCGCCGCCTGGGGGGGATCCTGCGGACGGACACGCCGGTGACAGGCGTGCGGCGGCAGGGCGGGCGCGTCGTGGGGGTGATCACTCCTCTGGGGGAGATCGCGGCGCCGGTCCTGGTCAACGCCGCTGGGGCGTGGGCGGCGCAGATCGGCGAGATGGTGGGCATCTCTCTTCCGATCCGCCCCTATCGGCGTCAGTATCTGATCACCACGCCTATTCCGGAGATCCCGGAGGACTTCCCCATGGTCATCGACTTCGCCCGCAGCCTGTATTTCCATCGGGAGGGGGAGGGGATCCTGACCGGGATGTCCAATCGGGACGAGCCTCCGGGCTTCCGCGAGCAGCCGGATTCGGAGTGGGAGCTGATCCATATGGAGGCGGCGGTGGCGCGGATGCCGCTGCTGGAGCGGGCGGGGGTGCGGGCCCGGGTGGCTGGCCTCTATGAGGTGACCCCGGACGCGCATCCGATCCTCGGGCGCATCCCGGGGGTGGAGGGCTTCTATGTGGTGGCGGGTTTCAGCGGGCATGGGGTGATGCACGGCCCCATCGCCGGCCTGCTGATGGCGGAGGAGATCCTGGACGGCCGGGCCCACACCCTGGACATCGCCCCGCTGCGTTACGAGCGGTTCCTGACCTCCCCACCGCCCGCGGAATACAACGTGATCTAA
- a CDS encoding DUF3368 domain-containing protein, with protein sequence MIRVVVDSTPLIALSFIGRLDLLKALFDEVLVPASVYQEVVAQGRGRPGEEEVRQADWLVVRKPEQSLPLPPALLGLDRGEVDVILLAQEVMADWVLIDERLGRKIARALGLQVKGTLGVLLAAYHAGFLSRAEAEEAVDQLANSPIRISSRLAEWFKGQLSP encoded by the coding sequence ATGATCCGGGTTGTCGTGGACAGCACCCCTCTGATCGCGCTTTCTTTCATCGGACGTCTCGATCTCCTGAAGGCCCTCTTCGATGAAGTGCTCGTCCCTGCCTCGGTCTATCAGGAGGTGGTCGCCCAGGGGCGCGGGCGACCGGGCGAGGAGGAGGTCAGGCAAGCAGACTGGTTGGTGGTTCGGAAGCCCGAACAAAGCCTGCCTCTTCCTCCCGCGCTCCTCGGTCTGGATAGAGGCGAAGTGGATGTGATCCTATTGGCTCAAGAAGTTATGGCCGATTGGGTGCTGATCGACGAGAGGCTGGGTAGAAAGATCGCCCGTGCCCTGGGACTCCAGGTAAAGGGAACCTTAGGAGTGCTACTGGCCGCTTACCACGCAGGCTTCCTTTCACGGGCGGAAGCAGAGGAAGCGGTGGATCAACTCGCAAACAGCCCCATCCGAATCAGCTCCCGGCTGGCAGAGTGGTTCAAAGGGCAACTCTCTCCTTAG
- a CDS encoding UPF0175 family protein has translation MGVNVVFPEELLIALKVDPETFRKKALVYTLGKLYETGQISGGLGAQILGCDRWEFYRLLSENGFAVIDYPPEDLEQEAETSRQLAERIRPR, from the coding sequence ATGGGAGTCAACGTGGTCTTTCCAGAAGAATTACTGATCGCACTCAAGGTGGATCCTGAAACTTTTCGCAAAAAAGCTCTGGTTTATACCCTTGGAAAGCTCTATGAAACAGGACAGATCTCCGGAGGGCTGGGCGCTCAGATCCTTGGCTGTGATCGTTGGGAATTCTACCGGCTCCTTTCCGAGAACGGTTTCGCAGTGATCGACTACCCTCCCGAGGATCTGGAACAGGAGGCTGAAACCAGCCGTCAACTCGCAGAAAGGATCCGTCCACGATGA
- a CDS encoding NAD(P)/FAD-dependent oxidoreductase, with product MEAAVARMPLLERAGVRARVAGLYEVTPDAHPILGRIPGVEGFYVVAGFSGHGVMHGPIAGLLMAEEILDGRAHTLDIAPLRYERFLTSPPPAEYNVI from the coding sequence ATGGAGGCGGCGGTGGCGCGGATGCCGTTGCTGGAGCGGGCGGGGGTGCGAGCCCGGGTGGCCGGCCTCTACGAGGTGACCCCGGACGCCCATCCCATCCTCGGGCGCATCCCGGGGGTGGAGGGCTTCTATGTGGTGGCGGGTTTCAGCGGGCATGGGGTGATGCACGGCCCCATCGCCGGCCTGCTGATGGCGGAGGAGATCCTGGACGGCCGGGCCCACACCCTGGACATCGCCCCGCTGCGTTACGAGCGGTTCCTGACCTCCCCACCGCCCGCGGAATACAACGTGATCTAA